In Bythopirellula goksoeyrii, a single window of DNA contains:
- a CDS encoding glycoside hydrolase family 95 protein gives MNKRALSLLLVSLVLSLCSSYPWSESASASESESTSDSQTPRLELWYTSPAKKWTEALPLGNGRMGVMVFGGPQQARYQFNEDTLWSGSPRSYANPGAAEYLPQIRSLLFEGKQREAEQMATKHFMSVPIRQMAYQPFGDLILEFPGHQGYEEYRRSLDLDSAVATTQYRVNGVSYKRECFASYPARAIIIHLSCDTPRGLSFSASMTSPQEDISSTLVDDQTLTMTGRVRDAEIKQVGEIASKMLLTSHLHVLETDGITSASNGVLHVKDASNVTLVLTASTNFVSFRDLTGNPQLRSRQDLEHIQNKSYQVLREEHISDHQELFERVSLNLGNPPKIDLPTDKRVIRYADHPDPELEALFFQYGRYLMIASSRPNCQPASLQGLWNNQLNPPWDSKYTVNINTEMNYWLTEPCNLSECGEPLFLALGDLAISGSETAREQYDAPGWVLHHNFDLWRGTAPINASNHGIWPTGGAWLCQHLWWHYLYTGDRDFLETTAYPIMKAAAEFFADYLVEDPRQDSHWLISGPSNSPEQGGLVMGPTMDHQIIRELFKSTIEASEILEADQDFRANLISLRARIAPNQIGQYGQLQEWLDDVDDPENEHRHVSHLWGVFPGEEISIDTPGLLEAAKQSLNFRGDEGTGWARAWKINLWARMREGNRAHKVLHGLLKLTDSPLTDYRGGGVYPNLFDAHPPFQIDGNFGATNGICEMLLQSYRRTDDGLWLIELLPALPDAWPKGKVTGLRARGGFDIDFSWLEGQLREVVILSTSGGACCLSYNSLQTTVNFARGETKKFDGSLLLK, from the coding sequence ATGAACAAACGTGCTCTGTCGTTGCTTCTTGTGAGTTTAGTATTGTCGCTCTGCTCATCTTACCCATGGTCTGAATCTGCTTCAGCATCCGAAAGCGAATCTACATCAGATTCCCAGACTCCCAGACTTGAGCTTTGGTACACTTCTCCAGCCAAGAAATGGACCGAGGCCCTGCCACTTGGAAACGGTCGGATGGGTGTTATGGTCTTTGGAGGCCCCCAGCAGGCAAGATACCAATTCAATGAGGACACGCTTTGGTCCGGAAGCCCTCGTAGCTATGCGAACCCTGGTGCGGCCGAATACTTACCTCAGATTCGATCACTGTTATTCGAAGGCAAACAGCGTGAAGCGGAACAAATGGCAACGAAACATTTTATGTCGGTTCCCATCAGGCAAATGGCATATCAACCGTTTGGGGATCTCATTCTAGAGTTCCCTGGTCACCAGGGCTACGAAGAGTATCGTCGATCACTCGACCTCGACTCGGCGGTAGCAACTACGCAATATCGGGTGAACGGCGTCTCTTATAAACGAGAGTGTTTTGCCAGCTATCCTGCCAGGGCTATCATTATTCACCTTTCTTGTGATACTCCGCGGGGCCTTTCTTTTTCTGCCTCTATGACAAGCCCACAGGAGGATATCAGCAGTACTCTCGTTGATGACCAGACGCTGACTATGACTGGGCGCGTGAGAGATGCCGAGATTAAGCAAGTCGGCGAGATCGCGAGCAAAATGCTTTTAACCTCACATTTACACGTGCTAGAAACGGATGGAATTACCTCAGCTTCAAATGGCGTCTTGCACGTGAAAGACGCCAGCAATGTAACTTTAGTCCTAACTGCATCTACAAACTTTGTGAGTTTCCGAGACCTCACGGGAAATCCACAATTGCGCAGCCGACAGGACCTGGAACATATCCAGAACAAGTCCTATCAAGTTTTGCGCGAAGAACACATTTCTGACCATCAAGAACTATTCGAAAGAGTATCGCTCAACTTAGGGAATCCGCCGAAAATCGATTTGCCAACCGATAAACGAGTAATTAGATATGCGGATCATCCCGATCCAGAGTTGGAAGCATTGTTCTTTCAATACGGCCGCTATTTGATGATCGCTTCCAGTCGACCCAATTGCCAACCTGCCAGTTTACAAGGACTATGGAACAATCAACTTAATCCTCCTTGGGATAGTAAATACACGGTCAATATCAATACAGAAATGAACTACTGGCTGACTGAACCGTGCAATTTGTCTGAGTGCGGCGAGCCGCTGTTTCTCGCACTTGGCGACTTGGCGATCTCGGGCAGTGAGACTGCCCGAGAGCAATATGACGCGCCGGGTTGGGTATTGCACCACAACTTTGATCTCTGGCGAGGTACGGCACCGATTAATGCCTCCAACCATGGTATCTGGCCAACGGGGGGGGCGTGGTTGTGTCAGCACCTCTGGTGGCACTATCTCTATACCGGCGACCGCGACTTTCTAGAGACGACAGCCTATCCCATTATGAAAGCTGCCGCAGAGTTCTTTGCAGACTATCTTGTTGAAGATCCACGGCAGGATTCTCACTGGCTCATTAGTGGTCCCAGCAATTCGCCAGAGCAAGGAGGGTTGGTGATGGGTCCCACGATGGACCATCAGATCATTCGCGAGTTATTTAAGAGTACAATCGAGGCTTCGGAAATCCTTGAAGCCGACCAAGACTTTCGAGCCAACCTGATATCGCTACGTGCACGCATCGCTCCTAATCAGATTGGCCAATATGGCCAGCTCCAAGAATGGCTCGACGATGTGGATGATCCAGAAAACGAGCATCGCCACGTCTCTCATCTATGGGGAGTCTTTCCAGGTGAGGAAATCTCGATAGATACTCCAGGACTTCTGGAGGCTGCAAAGCAATCACTCAATTTCCGGGGGGATGAGGGGACGGGATGGGCACGCGCCTGGAAGATCAATCTGTGGGCACGCATGCGAGAGGGAAATCGAGCTCATAAAGTATTACATGGATTGCTGAAGCTCACGGATTCGCCCCTCACTGATTACCGAGGTGGAGGCGTCTATCCAAACCTATTCGATGCCCATCCTCCGTTTCAGATCGACGGCAACTTCGGTGCGACAAATGGAATATGCGAGATGCTATTACAGTCCTATCGCAGAACTGATGATGGGTTGTGGTTGATCGAACTCCTGCCCGCCTTGCCAGATGCCTGGCCAAAAGGCAAGGTCACTGGATTGCGTGCACGTGGTGGCTTTGACATTGATTTCTCTTGGCTAGAGGGTCAGCTGAGAGAAGTTGTGATTCTCAGCACAAGCGGCGGTGCATGCTGTCTGAGTTACAATTCGCTGCAGACGACTGTAAACTTTGCACGAGGAGAAACAAAGAAGTTCGATGGATCACTATTGTTGAAGTGA
- a CDS encoding adenylate/guanylate cyclase domain-containing protein yields the protein MPESSLQRATDRDSTDQDKVILSVLFYHRHQRVFATPLDTRLEIGRQRSGEPSPRRRIDRTGYARIVLAPFDDVDISRSHLSLVALNENEIEVTNLSRSQPVRLSREKMLSPGEKAIISPPLLAQFSSYAVRVEPPLEEDLDLQPLPEATIPPGPKSVESGLGRLNIDTMDERLLLRWLETVLGVFQSAANSRDFPVLAAKALVKIVGLDAAAMIECDEAKRWNVAALHSIVEGQSEETWVPSQTLLTRVLQERRTFRHVPANVPDTAKSLQNVLALVAAPILDGEGQVLGVLYGDRRGGGSVNEIPEISPFEAKLVEVLASGIAAGLARVKEEKAAMAARVQFEQFFTPQLAAQMEEDPQLLDGRDANITVLFADIRGFSRISEQLGPARTMAWIQDVMGTLSECVLESDGVLVDFLGDEIMAMWGAPIAQSDHADLACRAAMKMIASLPEINNRWQKELSSQVHIGIGINSGLARVGNTGSKQKFKYGPLGDTVNIASRVQGATKYVGTDCLITGSTLANLSNSHTTRRLACVKVVNIEQPLELYELIPDVPENWQIHCDRYQEVLSALETKNHTLAGDLSEKLCKDFPNDLAAQALATRIEEACNSQATADSAVWKLPGK from the coding sequence ATGCCAGAATCATCATTGCAAAGAGCGACCGACCGCGATAGTACCGATCAGGATAAGGTAATACTGTCGGTCTTATTCTATCATCGCCACCAAAGAGTCTTTGCCACTCCGCTGGATACGCGTTTGGAAATCGGGAGGCAGCGTTCTGGCGAGCCATCGCCACGTAGGCGAATCGACCGCACCGGTTATGCTCGCATCGTATTAGCGCCCTTTGACGACGTGGACATTTCCCGTTCACACCTCTCGCTCGTTGCCTTGAATGAGAATGAGATTGAAGTAACCAATCTCAGTCGATCGCAACCGGTGCGTTTGTCGCGGGAGAAGATGCTTAGTCCGGGTGAGAAGGCGATTATTTCTCCCCCCTTGTTAGCCCAATTCAGCTCCTATGCAGTGCGCGTAGAACCGCCCCTTGAGGAAGACCTTGACCTTCAGCCGTTGCCGGAAGCTACGATACCCCCCGGTCCGAAATCTGTGGAAAGTGGGCTTGGGCGGTTAAACATTGACACGATGGATGAGCGTTTGTTGCTGCGGTGGCTGGAAACGGTGTTGGGGGTATTTCAGAGCGCCGCAAACTCGCGTGATTTCCCGGTGCTGGCGGCTAAGGCACTGGTGAAGATCGTCGGACTTGACGCAGCAGCCATGATTGAATGCGATGAAGCAAAACGCTGGAATGTTGCGGCACTCCATTCAATTGTCGAAGGACAAAGTGAGGAAACTTGGGTCCCTAGTCAAACGCTGCTTACACGAGTACTCCAGGAAAGGAGGACTTTTCGCCATGTGCCGGCGAATGTACCTGACACGGCCAAGAGCCTCCAAAATGTTTTGGCACTCGTAGCTGCTCCGATTCTCGACGGGGAGGGGCAGGTACTAGGAGTTCTTTACGGAGACCGGCGCGGCGGTGGATCTGTCAATGAGATTCCTGAGATCAGTCCTTTCGAGGCAAAGCTAGTTGAAGTATTAGCCAGTGGTATAGCTGCCGGTCTTGCGCGAGTGAAAGAGGAAAAGGCTGCGATGGCTGCTCGAGTTCAATTCGAACAGTTTTTCACTCCCCAGCTTGCTGCTCAGATGGAGGAAGACCCTCAACTTCTCGATGGCCGTGACGCAAACATTACCGTTCTTTTTGCCGACATTCGAGGATTCAGTAGAATCAGTGAACAACTCGGCCCGGCACGTACGATGGCCTGGATCCAGGATGTCATGGGTACTTTATCCGAATGCGTTTTAGAGTCTGATGGTGTTTTGGTCGATTTCTTGGGCGATGAAATCATGGCAATGTGGGGGGCTCCAATTGCTCAGTCGGATCACGCTGATTTAGCCTGTCGGGCGGCTATGAAGATGATCGCCTCCCTGCCAGAAATAAATAATCGTTGGCAGAAGGAACTCTCATCTCAAGTTCATATCGGAATCGGTATCAACTCAGGATTGGCACGAGTTGGGAACACAGGATCCAAGCAAAAATTCAAATACGGCCCGTTGGGGGATACTGTCAATATCGCAAGCAGAGTCCAAGGCGCGACCAAATATGTTGGTACCGACTGCCTGATTACCGGTTCAACACTCGCCAACCTGTCGAATTCACATACGACCCGGAGACTCGCATGCGTGAAAGTAGTCAACATCGAGCAACCACTAGAACTCTACGAACTTATTCCCGATGTTCCGGAGAACTGGCAGATACATTGCGACCGCTACCAGGAAGTTCTGAGTGCTTTGGAAACCAAGAACCACACTCTGGCAGGTGACCTTTCAGAAAAGCTGTGCAAGGACTTTCCAAACGATTTGGCAGCTCAGGCCCTAGCTACGCGCATTGAAGAGGCATGCAATTCCCAGGCGACGGCCGATAGTGCTGTTTGGAAGCTTCCGGGTAAATAG
- a CDS encoding nickel-dependent lactate racemase family protein gives MLYFATGSPTTELSDADIRSALFDVYDRLGKRERVIAVPPDFTRFNSRAGQLTCLTHEYYGNSLADVLPALGTHFEMPRWQKEKMFPGVPDALFRYHNWRKDVETIGTVPADFVTEVTEDIYSQPWPCQLNRLISQGDHDLILSLGQVVPHEVIGMANYNKNLFVGTGGLRGINESHYIGAVYGIERILGRADNPLRKILNYAQDNFCQHLPIIYVLTVVGYNEKRQLVVRGLFIGDDVECFEQASELSLAVNFEMVSEPLKKVVVYLDPEEFHSTWLGNKSIYRSRMAIADGGELVVLAPSVRTFGEDPQIDVLIRKYGYRTTPEVLKFVEENADLRENLSAAAHLIHGSSEGRFQVTYCPGELSRAEIEGVGYNYGDLAEYSHRYPVENMKDGLQTIDGEDVFYISNPALGLWAHHSRMG, from the coding sequence ATGCTGTACTTTGCTACGGGTTCGCCAACCACTGAATTGTCAGACGCAGACATTCGTTCCGCTCTGTTTGACGTCTATGATCGACTTGGCAAACGAGAACGTGTCATTGCTGTCCCTCCAGACTTTACGCGTTTTAATAGTCGGGCTGGACAATTGACCTGCCTCACGCACGAGTACTATGGAAACTCCTTGGCCGATGTACTCCCAGCCTTAGGCACCCACTTTGAAATGCCCAGGTGGCAAAAGGAAAAGATGTTTCCGGGGGTTCCCGATGCTTTATTTCGCTATCACAACTGGAGAAAAGATGTTGAGACCATTGGCACAGTACCAGCAGATTTTGTCACCGAAGTTACCGAAGACATTTACTCTCAGCCGTGGCCTTGCCAATTGAATCGGCTTATCTCTCAGGGAGACCATGATCTAATCCTCTCACTGGGGCAGGTTGTGCCGCATGAAGTTATTGGGATGGCCAACTACAACAAGAATCTCTTCGTAGGAACCGGAGGATTGCGTGGCATCAATGAGAGTCATTACATCGGCGCCGTGTATGGCATCGAGCGCATTTTGGGGCGTGCGGACAATCCCTTGCGTAAGATACTAAACTATGCCCAAGACAATTTCTGCCAACATTTGCCGATCATCTATGTGTTAACAGTAGTGGGCTACAACGAAAAACGTCAGTTGGTAGTTCGTGGGCTCTTCATAGGAGACGACGTCGAGTGTTTTGAGCAGGCAAGCGAGCTGTCACTTGCTGTCAACTTTGAGATGGTGTCTGAGCCACTCAAGAAAGTTGTTGTCTACCTTGATCCGGAAGAGTTTCACAGCACTTGGTTAGGCAATAAGTCTATATATCGCAGCCGGATGGCCATCGCGGATGGAGGTGAGTTGGTTGTGCTGGCACCTTCGGTTCGCACCTTTGGCGAGGACCCCCAAATCGACGTACTTATCCGCAAGTATGGCTATCGAACTACGCCCGAGGTACTCAAGTTTGTCGAGGAGAACGCAGACTTACGTGAGAATCTTTCTGCCGCTGCCCATCTGATTCATGGTTCTTCTGAGGGTCGCTTCCAAGTCACCTATTGCCCAGGGGAACTTAGCCGCGCCGAAATTGAAGGGGTCGGGTACAACTATGGCGATCTGGCGGAATACTCACACCGCTATCCTGTCGAAAACATGAAAGATGGGTTGCAGACGATTGATGGCGAAGATGTTTTCTACATCAGCAATCCCGCCCTCGGACTCTGGGCCCATCACTCCCGCATGGGGTAG
- a CDS encoding MGH1-like glycoside hydrolase domain-containing protein, translating into MQWMSVSICAEPAILEPNGFRQYVERFNDCDSEQIVNLIPNSESWQWIVDQAPLFECPSTRLEETYYFRWWTYRKHIKQTPAGMVLTEFILPVSHAGEYNTVSCAFGHQIAEGRWLRSQRLLDEYTLFWFRSGPDGGPADHFHKFSSWAAAALYDRYLVTLDRSFIINILPDLVADYAIWEEERQTPDGLFWQHDVKDGMEESISGGRREENIRPTINSYMAANALAISHIAALAGNMELSKEFAGKTQVLTAELNQKLWDSEAQFYKVLLESGEFSTAREAIGFIPWMFNLADSEHAIAWSQLKDPEGFRGPWGITTAERRHPEFRTHGTGTCEWDGAVWPFATSQTLNGLANLLRNKPQSIVTKQDFFEQLLLYAEAQEQDGMAYIGEYYDEQTGQWLITGPKAERSRFYNHSTFNDLVISGLLGIVPRADRILEVDPLIPENTWDWFCLDNVKYHDHTLTILWDRTGERYHRGKGLIVLADGVEIGRASAIERLTVELP; encoded by the coding sequence ATGCAATGGATGTCAGTCTCAATCTGCGCTGAGCCTGCAATCCTAGAGCCAAATGGTTTTCGTCAATATGTTGAGAGGTTCAACGACTGTGATAGCGAGCAGATAGTCAATCTTATTCCTAATTCAGAATCCTGGCAGTGGATTGTCGATCAAGCACCTCTGTTTGAATGTCCCTCCACGCGGCTTGAAGAGACTTACTATTTTCGCTGGTGGACCTATCGAAAACACATCAAACAGACTCCGGCGGGAATGGTGCTGACCGAGTTTATTCTCCCTGTTAGCCATGCTGGAGAGTACAACACAGTTTCATGTGCTTTTGGACATCAAATTGCCGAAGGACGTTGGCTACGCAGCCAAAGACTGCTCGATGAGTACACACTGTTTTGGTTCCGTTCCGGCCCAGACGGTGGCCCAGCCGACCATTTCCATAAGTTTAGCAGTTGGGCGGCAGCAGCATTGTACGATCGGTATCTTGTCACTTTGGACCGTAGTTTCATCATCAACATTCTTCCCGATTTGGTCGCGGATTACGCAATCTGGGAGGAAGAACGCCAAACGCCTGACGGTCTCTTCTGGCAACACGATGTTAAGGATGGCATGGAGGAATCTATCAGCGGAGGCCGGCGAGAAGAGAATATCCGCCCCACAATTAACAGCTACATGGCTGCCAATGCCTTGGCGATTTCGCATATAGCAGCACTAGCGGGCAATATGGAACTTAGCAAGGAATTCGCAGGGAAAACTCAAGTATTGACAGCTGAACTGAATCAGAAACTCTGGGATAGTGAGGCGCAATTCTACAAAGTTTTGCTCGAAAGCGGAGAATTCTCCACAGCCAGAGAAGCCATCGGCTTTATTCCATGGATGTTTAACCTTGCCGACTCGGAACATGCCATAGCTTGGTCACAATTGAAAGATCCGGAGGGATTTCGGGGGCCCTGGGGAATAACGACAGCCGAAAGAAGACATCCCGAATTTCGCACCCACGGCACAGGCACCTGCGAGTGGGATGGTGCCGTCTGGCCTTTCGCTACAAGCCAGACCTTGAATGGGCTAGCAAATCTGTTGCGAAATAAACCCCAATCAATTGTTACTAAGCAAGACTTTTTCGAGCAGTTGTTGCTATATGCCGAGGCCCAGGAGCAAGACGGCATGGCATACATCGGTGAGTACTATGACGAACAAACGGGGCAATGGTTAATTACTGGCCCCAAGGCGGAGAGAAGTCGCTTCTACAATCACTCCACCTTCAATGATCTCGTCATATCCGGACTTTTGGGGATTGTTCCTCGAGCGGACAGAATCTTAGAGGTCGATCCACTCATTCCGGAGAATACTTGGGATTGGTTTTGCCTCGATAACGTGAAGTACCATGATCACACGCTAACCATCCTCTGGGACCGCACAGGAGAACGATACCATCGTGGGAAGGGGCTCATCGTACTTGCTGACGGGGTAGAAATCGGGCGAGCTTCCGCAATTGAACGGCTAACAGTGGAATTGCCATGA
- a CDS encoding RNA polymerase sigma factor, with protein MQQSDADLVVAASRGDLASFGLLYERYYRMAVGIARSRLFDEHLAEDVAQEAFAVACRTLSTLEHKDKFPQWLGTICRRTASRLGKAQQNHEALTDDTVPTSNIRLPALQQEIHEVLEQLDESSREIVLLHYFSGLSYKEIADVVDLSTQAIHGRLQRTRNKLATILNSSETKQ; from the coding sequence TTGCAGCAATCTGATGCAGATCTCGTCGTGGCTGCTAGCCGAGGCGACCTAGCAAGTTTTGGCCTTTTGTATGAACGATACTATCGCATGGCGGTTGGGATCGCTCGAAGTCGTCTGTTCGACGAACATTTGGCCGAAGATGTTGCACAAGAGGCGTTTGCCGTTGCATGTCGTACTTTATCTACTTTGGAGCATAAGGATAAGTTTCCACAGTGGCTTGGAACAATTTGCCGCCGCACGGCATCACGATTGGGAAAGGCACAACAAAATCATGAAGCACTAACTGATGATACGGTACCTACCAGCAATATCAGGTTGCCTGCATTACAACAGGAGATCCATGAAGTATTGGAGCAACTCGATGAATCATCTCGCGAAATTGTTTTGCTCCACTACTTCAGTGGTTTGTCGTATAAAGAAATTGCTGATGTAGTTGATCTTTCTACCCAAGCGATTCATGGTCGCCTGCAACGTACTCGAAACAAACTGGCCACAATCCTCAATTCTTCGGAGACAAAGCAATGA
- a CDS encoding sigma-54 interaction domain-containing protein produces MTSQDILRRNSGVEIVGESLATRALLKSVSRVAKFNSTVLITGGSGTGKELVARQIHAKSPRTGELFVPVDCASMTGELMASQLFGHVKGAFTSADQGSLGCFRAADQGTIFLDEIGELPLPLQAKLLRVIQERAVVPVGSHQAIPVDVRILAATNRDLKQEMLAGRFREDLYYRLSVIKIRTTPLSERSEDILILAPQFLAELEAEGHPRQQLNRAAMELLQSYDWPGNVRELKNVIEQAAVESEGEWITEEVVMSVLANSVGERVELGNPRVPAEEHSVRSSHLLDSSVRLDYSAPNETWPCLAELERLHIAHTLKHTYQNKSAAARLLGISRQALLRKLAKLGIPG; encoded by the coding sequence ATGACTTCGCAGGACATACTACGCCGAAACAGCGGCGTAGAGATCGTGGGGGAATCCCTTGCTACGAGAGCACTTCTTAAATCCGTCTCTCGTGTTGCGAAGTTCAATTCAACGGTACTTATCACCGGAGGCAGTGGCACGGGCAAGGAATTGGTCGCCCGGCAAATTCATGCGAAGAGCCCTCGAACAGGGGAGTTATTTGTTCCTGTCGATTGTGCCTCTATGACTGGCGAATTGATGGCCAGCCAACTCTTTGGGCACGTAAAGGGGGCATTTACAAGTGCCGACCAAGGGTCTCTTGGCTGTTTTCGTGCTGCAGATCAGGGAACTATTTTTCTTGATGAGATTGGCGAACTGCCCCTTCCTTTACAAGCTAAGCTTCTGCGAGTCATTCAAGAACGAGCAGTGGTTCCAGTCGGTAGCCATCAGGCCATCCCGGTCGATGTCCGGATTCTCGCCGCCACAAATCGAGATTTAAAGCAGGAAATGCTTGCCGGACGGTTCCGAGAAGATCTGTATTATCGCCTTAGCGTTATCAAGATTCGCACTACTCCACTCTCTGAACGAAGTGAAGACATTCTCATATTGGCTCCTCAGTTCCTGGCCGAACTGGAAGCAGAAGGTCATCCCCGCCAGCAGCTCAATCGAGCGGCGATGGAATTATTGCAGTCCTACGATTGGCCAGGCAATGTTCGGGAGTTAAAGAACGTCATTGAGCAGGCGGCGGTTGAATCGGAGGGAGAATGGATCACCGAAGAGGTGGTCATGTCCGTGTTAGCGAATTCGGTTGGAGAGCGGGTAGAACTGGGTAATCCTCGTGTCCCTGCAGAAGAACACTCGGTTCGCAGCTCACATTTACTCGATAGTTCCGTCCGTCTTGACTACTCCGCTCCGAACGAAACCTGGCCATGCCTTGCTGAGCTTGAGCGACTCCATATCGCGCATACGCTCAAGCACACTTACCAGAATAAGAGTGCCGCAGCTCGGCTATTGGGCATTTCTCGCCAAGCTCTCTTGCGCAAATTAGCCAAGTTGGGAATTCCTGGATAA
- a CDS encoding IS256 family transposase yields the protein MASLTGSTENGSMVRIDEAQIRGHVDEVVRKSVEETLNGLLEAEADQLCGAKRYERSPDRVDTRAGSYDRGLQTKAGQVTLKVPRLRSLPFETQIIERYRRRESSVEEALMEMYLAGVSVRRVEDITEALWGTRVSPSTVSELNQQLYERIEAWRNQPIEGDFAYVALDGIWLKRSWGGEVKNVAVLVAVGVDQDGYRQVLGVCEGTKEDTESWRKFLRHLKERGLKGVRLVTSDKCLGLVEALGEFYPEADWQRCVVHWYRNVGSEVPRHRMKEVMAMLKAIHAQEDREAAKKKAGDVVEKLRAMKLTKAAKVVEEGVGETLRYMSYPREHWTRIRTNNALERLMREVRRRTRVVGAFPDGNSALMLVSARLRHVAGTKWGTRKYLDMERLQETTKETSGVAS from the coding sequence ATGGCGAGTTTAACAGGAAGTACTGAAAACGGAAGCATGGTTCGGATCGACGAGGCTCAGATTCGAGGGCACGTCGACGAGGTGGTTCGCAAGAGCGTCGAGGAGACGCTCAATGGACTGTTGGAGGCCGAAGCTGATCAACTCTGTGGAGCGAAGCGTTACGAGCGGAGCCCCGACCGCGTGGATACGCGGGCCGGGTCATACGATCGCGGACTGCAGACAAAGGCAGGCCAAGTGACGCTCAAGGTTCCTAGACTCCGCAGTTTGCCATTTGAGACGCAGATTATTGAGCGGTACCGACGACGGGAGTCGTCGGTCGAAGAGGCGCTAATGGAGATGTACCTCGCCGGGGTGAGCGTTCGCCGGGTGGAGGACATCACCGAGGCGTTGTGGGGAACACGAGTTTCTCCGAGCACGGTGAGCGAGCTGAATCAGCAGCTCTACGAGCGGATCGAAGCCTGGCGAAACCAGCCGATCGAGGGCGATTTTGCCTACGTGGCCCTGGATGGTATTTGGCTGAAACGGTCGTGGGGCGGCGAGGTGAAGAACGTGGCGGTATTGGTTGCCGTGGGCGTCGACCAGGACGGCTATCGGCAGGTTCTGGGTGTTTGCGAAGGGACGAAGGAAGATACCGAGAGTTGGCGGAAGTTCCTCCGGCATCTCAAGGAGCGTGGCCTGAAGGGAGTTCGCCTGGTGACCAGCGACAAGTGTTTAGGGTTGGTAGAAGCCTTGGGCGAGTTTTATCCGGAGGCAGACTGGCAACGGTGTGTGGTCCACTGGTATCGCAACGTTGGCTCGGAAGTTCCTCGTCATCGAATGAAGGAGGTGATGGCGATGCTCAAGGCAATTCACGCGCAGGAAGACCGCGAGGCGGCCAAGAAGAAGGCGGGCGACGTTGTGGAGAAGCTGCGAGCGATGAAGCTCACCAAGGCAGCCAAGGTGGTCGAGGAGGGCGTGGGCGAGACGTTGCGGTACATGTCCTATCCTCGCGAGCATTGGACGCGGATTCGCACGAACAACGCTTTGGAGCGATTGATGCGCGAAGTCCGCCGGCGGACGCGCGTCGTGGGTGCCTTCCCGGACGGCAACAGCGCATTGATGCTGGTATCCGCAAGACTGCGACACGTCGCTGGTACCAAATGGGGCACGCGCAAGTACCTCGATATGGAGCGATTGCAAGAGACAACGAAGGAGACCAGCGGAGTGGCCTCGTAG